Proteins encoded together in one Mobula birostris isolate sMobBir1 chromosome 21, sMobBir1.hap1, whole genome shotgun sequence window:
- the LOC140185885 gene encoding uncharacterized protein, with translation MFNQSEWHTTGSAKVGGESFYPRVHLRYENWDTNYQATPDYTLLDIDETDRPTFQPTQLSHVTTFGAAIEIFSSRRFTSQKWKKIGENVVERFSWWSFEIDQPEIERERNKYREIIDRKAQNTDILRHCFSSPAFQRGSRYGNFKFTYDISSLMDMYQRSVCAGQPPEVRVLGTFKYKQEVMHAVVVSCPGTSLSTDFPAIPSDPEAVISKSDQGWTWRPDSTVRARTSDFLSLAWI, from the exons ATGTTTAACCAAAGTGAATGGCATACGACTGGATCAGCCAAGGTTGGAGGGGAATCATTTTACCCCAGAGTTCATCTGCGCTACGAGAATTGGGATACAAATTACCAAGCAACACCTGACTACACCTTACTGGACATCGATGAGACAGACCGACCTACCTTCCAGCCCACACAGCTCTCCCATGTCACCACCTTCGGCGCTGCCATAGAAATCTTCTCCAGCAGGAGATTCACCAGCCAAAAGTGGAAGAAGATTGGAGAGAATGTGGTAGAACGTTTCTCCTGGTGGAGTTTTGAAATAGACCAGcctgagatagagagagagcgaAACAAGTACCGAGAGATCATCGATCGCAAAGCTCAAAACACGGACATATTGCGCCATTGTTTCAGCTCTCCCGCTTTCCAGCGTGGATCCCGATATGGCAATTTCAAATTCACCTACGATATTTCGAGTCTGATGGACATGTACCAGAGATCCGTGTGCGCTGGGCAGCCGCCCGAGGTGCGGGTGTTGGGTACGTTCAAATACAAGCAAGAGGTGATGCATGCTGTGGTGGTCTCCTGTCCGGGAACCTCCCTGTCCACTGACTTCCCCGCCATACCCAGTGATCCCGAGGCGGTCATTTCGAAATCAGACCAGGGCTGGACGTGGAGACCCGATTCGACTG TCCGTGCAAGAACTTCAGATTTCCTTTCTTTAGCATGGATCTAA
- the LOC140185886 gene encoding uncharacterized protein yields the protein MFNQSEWHETGSGRVGGESFYPRVHLRCENWDTNYQAIPDYTLLVTDETDRPTFQPTQLSHVTTFNAAKEIFSSRRFTSQKRKKIGENVEERFSWWSFEIDEREIERERNKYREIIDRKAQNTDILLHCFSSPAFQRGSRYGNFKFTYDISGLMDLYQGSVCAGQPPEVRVLGTFKYKQEVMHAVVVYCPGTSLFDDCPDIPSDPEAVISKSDQGWMWRPDSTGVKLDSPPFYRSWDHVGFAFHLPGGCSGFPVPPGFPPLTYCEIIKPDISKSDPKKEEEFDQCLEELREIWEANSPADNAEGASG from the coding sequence ATGTTTAACCAAAGTGAATGGCACGAGACGGGTTCAGGCAGGGTTGGAGGGGAATCATTTTACCCCAGGGTTCATCTGCGCTGCGAGAATTGGGATACAAATTACCAAGCAATACCTGACTACACCTTACTAGTCACCGATGAGACAGACCGACCTACCTTCCAGCCCACACAACTCTCTCATGTCACCACCTTCAACGCTGCCAAAGAAATCTTCTCCAGCAGGAGATTCACCAGCCAAAAGCGGAAGAAGATTGGAGAGAATGTGGAAGAACGTTTCTCCTGGTGGAGTTTCGAAATAGACGAgcgtgagatagagagagagcgaAACAAGTACCGAGAGATCATCGATCGCAAAGCTCAAAACACGGACATATTGCTCCATTGTTTCAGCTCTCCCGCTTTCCAGCGTGGATCCCGATATGGCAATTTCAAGTTCACCTACGATATTTCGGGTCTGATGGACCTGTACCAGGGTTCCGTGTGCGCTGGGCAGCCGCCCGAGGTGCGGGTGTTGGGTACCTTCAAATACAAGCAAGAGGTGATGCATGCTGTGGTGGTCTACTGTCCGGGAACCTCCCTGTTCGATGACTGCCCCGACATCCCCAGTGATCCCGAGGCGGTCATTTCGAAATCAGACCAGGGATGGATGTGGAGACCCGATTCAACCGGAGTCAAATTGGATTCACCGCCATTTTACCGCTCGTGGGATCATGTCGGGTTCGCTTTCCACCTGCCCGGAGGATGCTCGGGATTCCCGGTACCTCCTGGATTCCCTCCCCTGACTTACTGTGAGATCATAAAACCAGATATCAGCAAGTCCGATCCCAAAAAAGAGGAAGAATTCGATCAGTGCTTGGAGGAATTGCGGGAGATCTGGGAAGCAAACTCCCCAGCTGACAACGCAGAAGGTGCCTCTGGATAA